A single region of the Changchengzhania lutea genome encodes:
- a CDS encoding helix-turn-helix transcriptional regulator gives MTRDIIDINDFTILVEEAKVNEPTVDSCFFDEPIIAVAFYGSGNVDLTVQYVNKEKGFNHTKGLALSFYADEKVEFIHSVSASKPLECLVIATSAKAIEDLPNQEGELFGEMLNQLVNPIDHYVEGPSFIMTPEMQSIVDSLFNIKYEGKTKMMFFRSQITALLSHFFGQLAILKTDRIKTPEREKLNLAKEILLKHIDNPPSLSEISKQIGLNTFKLKKGFKAFFGVPVFKYLQNERLTLAHKMIRNQKSTVQEAAWHVGYESLSSFSNAFEKKFGYRPSQIK, from the coding sequence ATGACAAGAGATATTATAGACATAAATGATTTTACCATTTTGGTTGAAGAAGCTAAAGTAAATGAGCCAACCGTAGACTCTTGTTTTTTTGATGAACCAATTATTGCAGTAGCGTTCTATGGTTCAGGAAATGTAGATTTAACTGTTCAATATGTGAATAAAGAAAAGGGCTTTAATCATACTAAAGGTCTAGCATTATCATTTTATGCAGATGAAAAGGTAGAGTTTATACATTCTGTTTCTGCTTCAAAACCATTGGAATGTTTGGTAATAGCTACTTCGGCAAAAGCTATAGAAGACCTTCCTAATCAAGAAGGAGAGTTATTTGGAGAAATGCTTAATCAGTTGGTTAATCCTATAGATCATTATGTAGAAGGCCCTAGTTTTATTATGACTCCCGAAATGCAGTCTATTGTGGACTCGTTATTTAATATCAAGTACGAAGGTAAGACAAAAATGATGTTTTTTAGAAGTCAAATAACAGCCTTGCTCTCTCATTTTTTCGGACAATTGGCAATTTTAAAAACGGATCGTATAAAAACTCCTGAACGTGAAAAACTTAATTTGGCTAAGGAGATTTTGCTAAAGCATATCGATAATCCACCATCATTAAGTGAAATTTCTAAGCAGATAGGATTAAATACTTTTAAACTAAAGAAAGGCTTTAAAGCGTTTTTTGGTGTTCCAGTATTTAAGTATTTACAAAATGAGCGCCTTACATTGGCTCATAAAATGATTCGGAATCAGAAGTCTACTGTTCAAGAAGCCGCATGGCATGTTGGTTATGAAAGCTTGAGTTCATTTTCTAATGCCTTTGAGAAAAAGTTTGGGTATAGACCTAGCCAAATAAAATAA
- a CDS encoding phytanoyl-CoA dioxygenase family protein, protein MDRITNSDSRKHRREGNQYLITEKEIKQYHELGYIVLNDVLTDEEMKTIDPWFDHFVNGNEKDKMGRDFCDMSQPYGTPVEDFQLVNAMLPSKYCSELVDNIYYKIAQNIVDQLYINGKAAIDYEQFLAKKPTKAGAEFAMHQDLGYWPKTKKTWTATFSLALSDSDLINGCLQVIPGTNNEPELRKHMPKPFNGDNESENVNRDETHTLVIDEKKSDKISYLPVKRGSITIHDERIIHGSGGNKSKDWRKTYVMAFRDVDTIAEERAIGFTHSHNDKVNWDEIIK, encoded by the coding sequence ATGGATAGAATAACGAATTCAGATTCAAGAAAACACAGAAGAGAAGGAAATCAATATTTGATAACCGAAAAAGAAATCAAACAATATCACGAACTAGGTTATATTGTACTTAATGATGTTCTAACAGATGAAGAAATGAAAACCATAGATCCTTGGTTTGATCATTTTGTAAATGGTAATGAAAAGGATAAAATGGGAAGAGATTTTTGTGATATGTCTCAACCTTACGGCACACCAGTTGAAGATTTTCAATTAGTAAATGCAATGCTTCCAAGTAAATATTGTTCAGAATTGGTTGATAATATTTACTATAAAATAGCACAAAATATTGTAGATCAGCTTTATATAAATGGAAAAGCAGCAATAGATTACGAACAGTTTCTTGCTAAAAAACCAACTAAAGCTGGTGCTGAATTTGCAATGCATCAAGATTTAGGATATTGGCCAAAAACAAAAAAAACATGGACAGCAACATTTTCTTTAGCATTAAGTGATTCAGATTTAATTAATGGATGCTTACAAGTAATTCCAGGTACAAACAATGAACCAGAACTACGTAAACATATGCCTAAACCATTTAATGGCGATAATGAATCTGAAAACGTTAACAGAGATGAAACTCACACACTTGTTATAGATGAAAAAAAGTCAGATAAAATTAGCTACCTGCCGGTAAAAAGAGGTAGTATTACAATTCATGATGAAAGAATTATTCATGGCTCTGGTGGAAATAAATCAAAAGATTGGAGAAAAACGTATGTTATGGCATTTAGAGATGTTGATACTATAGCAGAAGAAAGAGCTATAGGATTTACACATTCTCATAATGATAAAGTAAATTGGGATGAAATAATAAAATAA
- a CDS encoding glycoside hydrolase family 31 protein, with product MKALLNQVIDVSSAFTEMENEFFLPKKVIDFDSEKCTGKLQWEKHCLRLDWAFNKIGLKLEKQGGKEWPQEDYDVNPSFQWDLSFITERTIRLRMSSDHGKIPKEKSKMLLDKPLSNCNWICKDVDDKIIYKSNFGKIKISKSNWKVAIFDNNDELLFETLNLNDNKSLHQKYTPFSFVRKSKDYSRGFAASFSLSPNEKIYGCGESFTRLDKRGQKIQLFATDAQSTATKEMYKPIPFFMSSKGYGMFVHSTTPMTFDFGNTYDACNTLFIGDEFLDVFIFIGNPKEILSEYTNITGKSPVPPIWTFGLWMSRLSYQSQTEVLDVAKKMRNNKIPCDVIHIDAGWFKNGLNCDFEFGTNYETPKSMISQLKEKGFYTSLWQLPYYTTKNPLYTEIIEKKLYIQNGNHNVPTSDVILDFTNPKAQQWYAEKVDKLLDIGVSAIKADFGESAPLKGVYHSNRNGFYEHNLYPLYYTRFLYELVKKKSSENIIWARSTWAGGQRYPIHWGGDSEVSDFAMATSLRAGMSLGLSGFTYWSHDIGGFSSEPNEELFLRWAFFGIFSSHSRVHGMPPREPWLFNDEFMNTFRSIVELKYKLLPYIYMQAVISSEKGIPMLRPLFFEFPKDLTSWYIEDQYLFGDSILIAPFIEANKNKRNVYIPQGDWVDYQTGNVYNGSNWWSISSEKLPGIILVKSGTILPHVKLAQCTRNIDWSEIILTNYATEENASILFISTPLNKKAIKIDMQKDINKTWEITCKDDSINFIQENYMDRINNY from the coding sequence ATGAAAGCACTACTAAATCAAGTGATTGACGTTTCTAGTGCCTTTACGGAAATGGAAAATGAATTTTTTCTACCTAAAAAGGTTATAGATTTCGATTCTGAAAAATGCACAGGAAAATTACAATGGGAAAAGCATTGTCTTCGGTTAGATTGGGCTTTTAATAAAATTGGTTTAAAACTAGAAAAACAAGGAGGAAAAGAATGGCCTCAAGAAGATTATGATGTAAATCCATCATTTCAATGGGATTTATCTTTCATTACTGAACGTACAATCCGATTAAGAATGTCTTCAGATCATGGGAAAATTCCTAAAGAAAAATCGAAAATGTTATTAGATAAACCATTATCTAATTGTAATTGGATATGTAAAGACGTTGACGACAAAATAATTTACAAAAGCAACTTCGGAAAAATTAAAATCTCAAAATCTAATTGGAAAGTAGCAATTTTTGATAATAATGACGAATTATTATTTGAAACACTAAACTTAAACGATAACAAATCATTACATCAAAAGTACACACCTTTTTCATTTGTTAGAAAATCAAAAGATTATTCAAGAGGGTTTGCGGCTTCATTTAGTTTATCACCAAATGAAAAAATCTATGGTTGTGGAGAATCTTTTACAAGATTAGATAAAAGAGGACAAAAAATTCAATTATTTGCTACAGATGCGCAAAGTACAGCAACTAAAGAAATGTATAAACCTATACCTTTTTTTATGAGCTCAAAAGGGTATGGTATGTTTGTACATTCAACAACACCAATGACTTTTGATTTTGGAAATACTTATGATGCTTGCAATACATTATTTATTGGAGATGAATTTTTAGATGTTTTTATTTTTATAGGTAATCCTAAAGAAATTCTTTCAGAATACACCAATATAACTGGTAAAAGTCCAGTTCCACCAATATGGACATTTGGACTTTGGATGAGTCGATTATCATATCAATCACAAACTGAAGTATTGGATGTGGCAAAAAAAATGAGAAATAATAAAATCCCATGCGATGTTATTCACATTGATGCTGGTTGGTTTAAAAATGGACTTAATTGCGATTTTGAGTTTGGAACAAATTATGAAACACCAAAATCAATGATTTCACAATTAAAGGAAAAAGGCTTTTATACATCGTTATGGCAATTACCATATTACACAACAAAGAATCCATTATATACTGAAATAATTGAAAAAAAGCTTTATATCCAAAATGGGAATCATAATGTACCTACAAGCGATGTTATCTTAGACTTTACCAACCCAAAAGCACAACAATGGTATGCAGAAAAGGTGGATAAATTGTTAGATATTGGTGTTTCTGCAATAAAAGCAGATTTTGGAGAAAGTGCGCCTTTAAAAGGCGTTTATCATTCTAATAGAAATGGCTTTTATGAGCATAATTTATACCCTTTATATTACACACGTTTTTTGTATGAACTCGTTAAGAAAAAATCTTCAGAAAATATAATTTGGGCAAGAAGTACATGGGCAGGAGGACAACGCTACCCAATACATTGGGGCGGAGATTCTGAGGTTAGTGATTTTGCAATGGCTACTTCATTAAGAGCAGGTATGTCTTTAGGATTAAGTGGATTTACATATTGGAGCCATGATATAGGTGGTTTTTCTTCTGAACCAAATGAAGAATTATTTTTAAGATGGGCATTCTTTGGAATTTTCTCATCACATAGCAGAGTTCATGGTATGCCACCAAGAGAACCTTGGTTATTTAATGATGAATTTATGAATACATTTCGTTCAATCGTTGAATTAAAATACAAGCTTCTTCCATATATATACATGCAAGCTGTTATAAGCAGTGAAAAAGGAATACCTATGTTGCGCCCTTTGTTTTTTGAATTTCCAAAGGATTTAACTTCATGGTATATAGAAGATCAGTATCTATTTGGTGATAGTATTTTAATTGCACCATTTATTGAAGCCAATAAAAACAAACGTAACGTTTATATTCCACAAGGCGATTGGGTGGATTATCAAACAGGGAATGTCTATAATGGTAGTAATTGGTGGAGCATATCTTCAGAAAAATTGCCAGGAATTATTTTAGTAAAAAGTGGTACAATTTTACCTCATGTAAAACTAGCACAATGTACTAGAAATATTGATTGGTCTGAAATAATACTAACCAATTACGCTACAGAAGAAAACGCCTCAATTCTGTTTATTTCTACACCTTTAAATAAAAAAGCTATAAAAATAGACATGCAAAAAGACATTAATAAGACATGGGAAATAACCTGTAAAGATGATTCAATAAATTTTATACAAGAAAATTATATGGACAGAATAAACAATTATTAA
- a CDS encoding alpha-amylase family glycosyl hydrolase codes for MKHIFLLSFCFCLITSCKQKDKTQTTSELRTTKISSPEDEIFYHLFQRSFYDSNDDTHGDINGVTEKLDYLEDLGITSILMTPLYKSIYYHNYFPDDFKKIDEEYGTFDDYNEMVKAIHKRNMKFYMDMEIHYVTKNHIWFKDSFENPDSEYSDYIVYNGVDNTKPESMIFNLTSLESYNGESFDITTVDLADENVKTYMYDLFKYWVDPNKDGNFNDGVDGFRIDHMMDDLDWKGIRENLFVEFWAPLFEELRSINPNIKIFGEQANWNDLGEDYFSKGKVDMMFGFSVREGFMSFDKTTLINKVDSSKNATPKGKYQLIFLENHDIPRYASVVEGNSKKLKLGALFSILNKGIPSIYYGQEIGMQGSGGMGKYGVSDGNDIPMREAFEWYKTVDGRGMPLWYKNTGPWWDDTTLKDNDGISVEEQINDPNSLLSFYKELIKLRKSNSAFTIGEQAFVNNTNTSIISFCRWQDNEKYLVLFNESNSAQTTSINSADLPFKLTENKLESIISNKENSNSIKESKIDLILAPFGYTVLKIN; via the coding sequence ATGAAACATATTTTTTTACTATCATTTTGTTTTTGCTTAATCACAAGTTGTAAACAGAAAGACAAAACTCAAACTACTTCAGAATTAAGGACAACAAAGATTTCTTCACCCGAAGATGAAATTTTTTATCATCTTTTTCAACGTAGCTTTTATGACAGCAATGATGATACACATGGTGATATTAATGGAGTTACTGAAAAACTAGATTATTTAGAAGATTTAGGTATTACTTCAATTTTAATGACACCACTTTATAAATCAATTTATTATCACAATTATTTTCCAGATGATTTTAAAAAGATAGATGAAGAATATGGAACTTTTGATGATTACAATGAAATGGTAAAAGCCATACATAAAAGAAACATGAAATTTTATATGGATATGGAAATACATTATGTAACCAAAAACCATATTTGGTTTAAAGATTCTTTTGAAAATCCAGATTCAGAATACAGTGACTATATTGTTTATAATGGAGTAGATAACACAAAACCAGAATCCATGATTTTTAACTTAACATCATTAGAGTCTTATAATGGTGAATCTTTTGATATTACAACAGTTGATTTAGCAGATGAAAACGTTAAAACATACATGTATGATTTATTTAAATATTGGGTTGACCCAAATAAAGATGGAAACTTTAATGATGGAGTAGATGGTTTTAGAATAGATCATATGATGGATGATTTGGACTGGAAAGGTATCCGTGAAAACCTATTTGTAGAATTTTGGGCACCATTATTCGAAGAGTTAAGAAGTATAAATCCGAACATAAAAATCTTTGGGGAACAAGCAAACTGGAATGATTTAGGAGAAGATTATTTTTCAAAAGGAAAAGTAGATATGATGTTTGGATTTTCTGTTAGAGAAGGCTTTATGTCTTTTGATAAAACAACCTTAATTAATAAAGTTGATTCATCTAAAAATGCAACACCAAAAGGAAAATATCAACTAATATTTTTAGAGAATCACGATATACCTCGCTATGCTTCGGTTGTAGAGGGTAATTCTAAAAAACTTAAACTAGGTGCACTCTTTTCAATCTTAAATAAAGGTATACCAAGCATATATTATGGACAAGAGATTGGAATGCAAGGTTCTGGTGGTATGGGAAAATATGGTGTTTCAGACGGAAATGACATTCCTATGCGAGAAGCTTTTGAATGGTACAAAACCGTTGATGGAAGAGGAATGCCATTATGGTATAAAAATACAGGCCCATGGTGGGACGATACAACTTTAAAAGACAACGATGGAATTTCTGTTGAAGAACAAATAAATGACCCCAATTCACTACTCAGTTTTTATAAAGAACTTATAAAATTAAGAAAATCAAATAGTGCATTTACAATTGGTGAACAAGCCTTTGTTAACAATACAAATACTAGTATAATATCTTTTTGTAGATGGCAAGACAATGAAAAGTATCTAGTACTTTTTAATGAGTCTAATAGTGCGCAAACTACCTCAATTAATAGTGCAGATTTACCATTTAAACTAACCGAGAATAAATTAGAAAGTATTATCTCTAACAAAGAAAATTCGAACTCAATTAAAGAATCAAAAATAGACTTAATCTTAGCACCTTTCGGATATACCGTGCTAAAGATTAATTAG
- a CDS encoding AraC family transcriptional regulator has protein sequence MNAMFEQIEIGASQSLKIKKYHISNIDIPYHYHPEIEIVLILSSTGKVFVRNSMVVFKPGNLFIFGSNVPHLLINDKIYHNDELEVRLLVIQFHPDLFGNHLFNLPELINVQKLINNSNAGIKLESNKNWSKKNAIVDLLNTNNIERFTKILLMLDRIQRKHKFQFIDKFIECSDSIDIPIRIQNVNRFLLQNYHREISLDEIANIANMNKSSFCRYFKVHTNKTFSEFLNELRVDYASKLLIEGSLSISSIGYEVGYNNLPYFIKRFYKIKGINPKEYRAKYKWN, from the coding sequence ATGAATGCAATGTTTGAACAGATAGAGATTGGCGCTTCTCAATCACTTAAAATTAAGAAATATCATATTTCTAATATTGATATTCCATATCATTATCATCCTGAGATTGAAATAGTTTTAATTCTTTCAAGTACAGGAAAAGTGTTTGTCAGAAATTCTATGGTTGTATTTAAACCTGGTAATTTATTTATTTTTGGTTCTAATGTGCCTCATCTTCTTATAAATGATAAAATATACCATAATGATGAATTAGAAGTAAGATTATTAGTTATTCAATTTCATCCAGATTTATTTGGAAACCACTTATTTAATCTACCTGAATTAATAAACGTTCAAAAATTAATTAACAATTCAAATGCTGGTATTAAATTAGAAAGCAATAAAAATTGGTCTAAAAAAAATGCCATTGTAGATTTATTAAACACAAATAATATTGAACGATTTACTAAAATATTACTAATGTTGGATAGAATACAAAGAAAACATAAATTTCAGTTTATTGATAAGTTCATAGAATGTAGTGATAGTATAGATATACCTATTCGGATTCAAAATGTAAACAGATTTTTGCTACAAAATTATCATAGAGAAATCTCACTCGATGAAATTGCTAATATTGCCAACATGAATAAATCATCATTTTGTAGATATTTTAAAGTACATACAAATAAAACTTTTAGTGAATTCTTAAATGAATTAAGAGTAGATTATGCTTCAAAATTATTAATTGAAGGGTCGCTTTCAATTTCAAGTATTGGATACGAAGTTGGTTATAACAATTTACCTTATTTTATTAAAAGATTCTATAAAATTAAAGGCATAAATCCTAAAGAATATAGAGCAAAATATAAATGGAATTAA
- a CDS encoding nuclear transport factor 2 family protein, which yields MDIALNKKNAIAFYKMAYEGNPTKAVELYVGKEYIQHNPIVGNGPQPFIDYFDRMQREYPIKSIDFVRSVAEGDLVALHTHQIWPDNDQYVTMDFFRFDNNGKIVEHWDSIQQISKTSNNNNTMY from the coding sequence ATGGACATAGCACTAAACAAAAAAAACGCCATAGCATTTTATAAAATGGCTTATGAAGGCAACCCAACAAAAGCTGTAGAGCTTTATGTTGGTAAAGAATATATACAGCACAACCCAATAGTTGGCAATGGTCCACAACCTTTTATAGATTATTTTGATAGAATGCAAAGAGAGTATCCTATAAAATCAATTGATTTTGTACGAAGTGTAGCAGAAGGAGATTTAGTAGCATTACATACGCATCAAATTTGGCCAGATAACGATCAATATGTAACAATGGACTTTTTTCGATTTGATAACAACGGAAAAATTGTAGAACATTGGGATAGTATCCAGCAAATATCTAAGACTTCGAATAATAATAACACAATGTATTAA
- a CDS encoding MoaF-related domain-containing protein gives MKTKLIAVICIILLSTTHSFSQSETLENNNFQFGEPEHLLDGYSMNFQYQNGTAIHMAFNNGKAKYKWLVGPAKGNGNQDISYRSRKIGENLYLINWHEIDKNDYLTIVFDFDKMIVHSSIIIGYKNEAKRTLQTVFRSGIIDHLKK, from the coding sequence ATGAAAACAAAATTAATTGCAGTTATCTGTATTATCTTATTAAGTACTACTCATAGTTTTTCACAAAGTGAAACATTAGAAAACAATAATTTCCAATTTGGAGAGCCAGAACACTTGCTAGATGGTTATTCCATGAACTTCCAATATCAAAATGGCACCGCTATACATATGGCATTTAATAATGGTAAGGCTAAGTATAAATGGCTTGTTGGCCCCGCAAAAGGAAACGGAAACCAAGATATTTCATATCGTTCTCGTAAAATTGGTGAAAATCTTTATTTAATCAATTGGCATGAAATTGATAAAAACGATTACTTAACAATTGTTTTTGATTTTGATAAAATGATTGTTCATAGTTCCATAATAATTGGTTACAAAAATGAAGCTAAGCGAACTTTACAAACCGTATTCAGAAGCGGAATTATTGATCATTTAAAAAAATAG
- a CDS encoding O-methyltransferase, whose translation MIVEQDNQIEITLNQLFKDSKNDRLKIMKGLAKSMFRPMRPADFKEAYLSISKAQGEYLVQLIRKNNLKSIVEFGTSFGISTLFLAQGVIETGECIITTELFESKAQKAKENFEKAGVNELIEVKVGDAMETLKNHNESIDLLLLDGWKDLYLPLFEMLEPNFHSNTVIYVDNANMADSQAFLKIINKKTKYQFTSKYKGKVVLITLKN comes from the coding sequence ATGATAGTTGAACAAGACAATCAAATAGAAATCACTTTGAACCAATTATTTAAAGACTCTAAAAACGACCGTTTAAAAATAATGAAAGGGCTGGCAAAAAGCATGTTTAGACCTATGCGACCCGCTGATTTTAAGGAGGCCTATCTTTCTATTTCTAAAGCACAAGGAGAATATTTAGTCCAGCTCATTAGGAAAAACAATCTTAAAAGCATAGTAGAATTTGGAACTTCATTTGGTATCTCTACATTGTTTTTAGCTCAAGGGGTAATAGAAACAGGTGAATGCATTATTACAACAGAACTTTTTGAATCAAAAGCTCAAAAGGCGAAAGAAAATTTTGAAAAAGCAGGTGTAAATGAGCTTATTGAAGTTAAAGTAGGCGATGCTATGGAAACCTTAAAAAATCATAATGAGTCTATAGATTTACTTTTACTAGATGGTTGGAAAGATTTGTATTTGCCATTATTTGAAATGCTTGAACCAAATTTTCATTCCAACACAGTTATTTACGTTGATAATGCTAATATGGCAGATTCTCAAGCATTTTTAAAAATTATTAATAAAAAAACTAAGTACCAGTTTACTTCAAAGTATAAGGGTAAAGTGGTTTTAATAACTCTTAAAAATTAA
- a CDS encoding alkyl/aryl-sulfatase encodes MKTRNFILFVALIVLTIATNAQETEATRILKEQNKEFEPEIFKFGDNVWFAVGHDVSNVAMIEGETGIILIDAGQSPVSMEALRLKFREITDKPIKAILITHGHGDHFGGIDAFLKEGDQPQVWGRSSALGNNIGFNLEANAGKEAGLTYANARGARQAGIILPDSIHINNGIAPRPDKQRTMFTRGNETAAFSPTHFLKDQRKQIEIDGVKFELVAATGETYDNMYIWMPDQKILFCGDTYYKSFPNLYTIRGSQYRDVKSWYESIGKMESENAEYLLPGHTRPVIGKDKVKKVLTDYHDAIKFVFDKTIEGMNKGMTPDHLVEYVKLPEHLATKPNLMGYYGRVDWGVRSIFNGYLGWFDGNPVNLNRLTPKIEAEKVAEMVGGKGQLRSNALTAFKEGEFQWASQLCDYLLALNESDKEIIKLKAKSLMEIAKTMVNATGRNYMNSYAIQLLKGLEN; translated from the coding sequence ATGAAAACTAGAAATTTCATCTTATTTGTGGCATTGATTGTTTTAACTATAGCTACGAATGCCCAAGAAACAGAAGCTACCCGTATATTGAAAGAACAGAACAAAGAGTTTGAGCCGGAAATATTCAAGTTTGGCGATAACGTTTGGTTTGCCGTTGGTCACGATGTGAGCAATGTTGCCATGATTGAAGGAGAAACTGGAATTATATTAATAGACGCAGGACAGTCGCCCGTTAGTATGGAAGCATTACGCTTAAAATTTCGTGAGATTACGGATAAGCCTATTAAGGCGATATTAATAACACACGGACATGGAGATCATTTTGGTGGCATCGATGCTTTTTTGAAAGAAGGGGATCAACCACAAGTTTGGGGAAGGTCATCTGCATTGGGAAACAACATCGGGTTTAATCTGGAGGCAAACGCTGGCAAGGAGGCAGGATTAACCTATGCCAACGCCCGTGGAGCTAGACAAGCAGGAATTATTCTTCCAGATTCCATTCACATTAACAATGGCATTGCTCCACGCCCCGACAAACAACGTACCATGTTTACCCGCGGAAATGAAACGGCGGCATTCAGTCCAACACATTTTTTAAAAGACCAACGCAAACAAATTGAAATTGATGGCGTTAAATTTGAACTTGTTGCTGCTACTGGGGAGACTTACGACAATATGTATATTTGGATGCCCGACCAAAAAATTCTTTTTTGTGGAGACACTTATTACAAATCGTTTCCTAATCTTTATACCATTCGAGGGTCGCAATACCGTGATGTCAAAAGCTGGTACGAAAGCATTGGGAAAATGGAAAGCGAAAATGCGGAATATTTATTGCCTGGTCACACCCGTCCAGTCATCGGAAAAGATAAGGTAAAAAAAGTGTTGACCGATTATCATGATGCCATAAAATTTGTATTCGATAAAACTATTGAAGGGATGAACAAAGGAATGACCCCAGACCATTTGGTCGAATATGTTAAGCTACCGGAGCATTTGGCCACTAAACCTAATTTAATGGGATATTATGGTCGCGTTGATTGGGGTGTACGCTCCATTTTTAACGGCTATTTAGGTTGGTTTGATGGAAACCCTGTAAACCTGAACCGCCTAACACCAAAAATAGAAGCCGAAAAGGTTGCGGAAATGGTCGGTGGAAAGGGCCAACTTCGTTCAAATGCCCTGACCGCATTCAAAGAGGGTGAGTTTCAATGGGCGTCACAATTATGCGACTATCTGTTAGCCTTAAACGAAAGTGATAAAGAAATCATCAAGTTAAAAGCCAAGTCACTTATGGAGATAGCTAAGACTATGGTCAATGCAACTGGAAGAAATTATATGAACAGTTATGCAATTCAGTTGTTAAAAGGATTGGAAAATTAA
- a CDS encoding helix-turn-helix domain-containing protein → MLNDIPHITFNSQKPNNSGIEILTIESLLKRISEADHNPEKAHQVAFNMIVFYTEGESKHLVDFVWHEVKKNTILHISKGQIHAFQFTEGLKGYILVFTDDYLKKQIHSLPKNEIIRLFNSHLFSPKIEVPEDSNVEQYIRLFYEEYTNPKENYNQENTYNALHSIIFSKLERLKQYQTVHLKKSDKLTTFLNLKSLLENNFSKSRNADFYAKKLNITYKHLNTICKDIVKITAKQFIDAFVILEAKRLLINSEIKSTELAYSLGFEEPTNFVKYFKKHTGLTPNTFKKDYI, encoded by the coding sequence ATGCTGAACGATATACCACATATTACTTTTAATTCCCAAAAACCAAACAATAGTGGTATTGAAATATTAACTATAGAAAGTCTTTTAAAACGTATTAGTGAGGCAGACCATAATCCAGAAAAAGCACATCAAGTGGCTTTTAATATGATTGTCTTTTATACTGAAGGAGAGAGTAAGCATTTGGTAGATTTTGTATGGCATGAGGTTAAAAAGAACACTATTCTTCATATATCTAAAGGTCAAATTCACGCCTTTCAATTTACTGAAGGATTAAAAGGATACATATTAGTATTTACAGATGATTATTTAAAAAAGCAGATTCATTCGTTGCCTAAAAACGAAATTATAAGGCTCTTCAATTCTCATCTGTTTTCGCCAAAAATCGAAGTTCCTGAGGATTCAAATGTAGAGCAATACATTAGATTGTTTTACGAAGAATACACCAATCCTAAAGAAAACTACAATCAGGAAAACACGTATAACGCGTTACATTCTATAATCTTTTCAAAATTAGAACGCTTAAAGCAATACCAAACTGTTCATTTAAAAAAATCAGATAAATTAACTACTTTTTTAAATTTAAAATCCCTACTTGAAAATAATTTTTCCAAGAGCAGAAATGCTGATTTTTATGCCAAAAAATTAAACATCACATACAAACATCTTAATACCATTTGCAAAGACATTGTAAAAATAACTGCCAAACAATTTATAGATGCCTTTGTGATTTTAGAAGCTAAAAGATTATTGATCAATTCTGAAATCAAAAGCACAGAATTAGCCTATTCTTTAGGATTTGAAGAACCAACTAATTTTGTAAAATACTTCAAAAAACATACAGGATTAACCCCAAATACATTCAAAAAAGACTACATCTAA